In the genome of Polaribacter sp. MED152, one region contains:
- the nrfD gene encoding NrfD/PsrC family molybdoenzyme membrane anchor subunit produces the protein MSHYEAPIREPLVLGDKSYHDITEDIAKPIEGKANKNWYMAFYISLAAMLWGFGCIFYTVGTGIGVWGLSKNIGWAWDITNFVWWVGIGHAGTLISAVLLLFRQKWRMAINRSAEAMTIFAVFQAGLFPIIHMGRPWNAYWVLPLPNQFGSLWVNFNSPLLWDVFAISTYLSVSLVFWWTGLLPDFAMIRDRAVKPFQKKIYALLSFGWSGRAKDWQRFEEVSLVLAGLATPLVLSVHTIVSMDFATSINPGWHSTIFPPYFVAGAIFSGFAMVQTLLGIMRKVTNMEEYITRLHVEYMNIVIILTGGIVAVAYATEFFIAWYTGSPYENYTYLSVGAATGPYWWAFWSLLIFNIFIPQLLWFKKIRRSFIWSFIISIAINIGMWFERFDIIAIVLSKGHLPSTWWRFEPTFVDVGIFIGTIGFFFVLFLLYARTFPVIAQAEVKTILKSSGEFYKKRRAQGIPTKPTVVIVDKEIKEVNPDNNKTE, from the coding sequence ATGTCTCATTACGAAGCACCCATAAGGGAACCTTTAGTATTAGGTGATAAGAGTTATCACGATATTACCGAAGACATTGCTAAACCTATAGAAGGTAAAGCAAATAAGAATTGGTACATGGCATTTTATATTTCTTTAGCAGCAATGCTTTGGGGATTTGGATGTATCTTCTATACAGTAGGAACTGGTATTGGAGTTTGGGGATTAAGCAAGAACATTGGATGGGCTTGGGATATTACCAACTTTGTATGGTGGGTAGGTATTGGTCATGCAGGAACGTTAATTTCTGCAGTACTTTTATTATTCCGTCAGAAATGGAGAATGGCGATAAACCGTTCTGCAGAAGCAATGACAATTTTTGCCGTTTTTCAAGCAGGATTATTTCCTATTATTCACATGGGTAGACCATGGAATGCATATTGGGTTTTACCATTACCAAATCAATTTGGATCTTTATGGGTAAACTTTAACTCACCATTATTGTGGGATGTATTCGCAATCTCTACTTATTTATCTGTATCATTAGTTTTCTGGTGGACAGGTTTATTACCTGATTTTGCAATGATTCGTGATAGAGCTGTAAAACCATTCCAAAAGAAAATTTACGCATTATTAAGTTTTGGTTGGTCTGGTAGAGCAAAAGACTGGCAACGTTTTGAAGAAGTGTCATTGGTACTTGCAGGTTTAGCAACACCATTAGTACTTTCTGTACATACAATTGTATCTATGGACTTTGCTACATCTATCAACCCAGGTTGGCACTCTACAATTTTCCCTCCATACTTCGTAGCTGGAGCAATCTTTTCAGGATTTGCAATGGTACAGACTTTACTAGGGATTATGAGAAAGGTAACTAATATGGAAGAATATATTACACGTTTGCACGTAGAGTATATGAACATAGTAATTATCTTAACAGGTGGTATTGTGGCTGTAGCTTATGCTACTGAGTTCTTTATTGCATGGTACACAGGGTCACCTTATGAAAATTATACATATTTATCTGTAGGAGCTGCAACAGGTCCTTATTGGTGGGCATTTTGGTCATTATTAATATTCAATATTTTTATTCCACAGTTATTATGGTTTAAGAAAATAAGAAGAAGTTTTATATGGTCATTCATTATTTCAATTGCCATTAATATTGGTATGTGGTTTGAGCGTTTTGATATTATTGCAATTGTATTAAGTAAAGGTCATTTACCTTCTACTTGGTGGAGATTTGAGCCTACGTTTGTAGATGTAGGTATCTTTATCGGAACTATTGGTTTCTTCTTTGTATTATTCTTATTATATGCAAGAACTTTCCCAGTAATTGCGCAGGCAGAGGTAAAAACAATATTAAAATCTTCTGGTGAGTTTTACAAGAAGAGAAGAGCACAAGGTATTCCAACAAAACCAACTGTTGTTATAGTTGATAAAGAAATTAAGGAAGTTAACCCTGATAACAATAAAACAGAATAA
- a CDS encoding DUF3341 domain-containing protein, which translates to MESSKVIHAFYNDDEVLLDAVKAVKSEHHHIEEVFCPFPVHGLDKAMGLAPTKLAITAFFYGITGLAFAIWMTNYMMIEDWPQDIGGKPSFSWFENMPAFVPIMFELTVFFAAHLMVITFYMRSRIWPFKKAENPDPRTTDDHFLMEIPVHNNESELTALLTKTGAVEINIVDKH; encoded by the coding sequence ATGGAATCATCAAAAGTTATTCACGCATTTTACAATGATGATGAAGTTTTGTTAGACGCTGTAAAAGCGGTTAAGTCAGAACACCATCATATAGAAGAAGTATTTTGTCCTTTTCCAGTTCATGGTTTAGACAAAGCAATGGGATTAGCTCCTACAAAGTTGGCTATTACAGCTTTCTTTTATGGAATTACAGGTTTAGCATTCGCTATTTGGATGACAAACTACATGATGATTGAAGATTGGCCACAAGATATTGGTGGAAAGCCAAGTTTTTCTTGGTTCGAAAACATGCCAGCTTTTGTGCCAATTATGTTTGAATTAACTGTATTTTTTGCGGCCCACTTAATGGTAATTACTTTTTACATGAGAAGTAGAATTTGGCCGTTTAAAAAAGCAGAAAATCCAGATCCTAGAACTACAGATGACCATTTTTTGATGGAGATTCCAGTTCATAATAATGAAAGTGAGTTAACGGCATTATTAACAAAAACAGGAGCTGTAGAAATTAATATAGTAGATAAGCACTAA
- a CDS encoding cytochrome c, with protein sequence MKSLKLFIALVVFASIISCNDKRKPQLEYMPDMYVSIPYDTDDADGLNGEPVNSKPVAGTIPRGGHPAYDIPDTAEGYEKAKTELKNPLEASEANLEKGKELYNIYCISCHGKKGDGNGYLSQAEKFEGIPSYKDRDITAGSIYHVIIHGKNLMGSHSGQLTYNERWQIIHYVEQLRADLLK encoded by the coding sequence ATGAAAAGTTTAAAATTATTTATTGCTTTAGTTGTATTTGCAAGTATTATATCTTGTAATGACAAAAGAAAACCTCAGTTAGAGTATATGCCAGACATGTATGTCTCTATACCTTATGATACAGATGATGCAGATGGTTTAAATGGAGAGCCTGTGAATAGTAAACCAGTTGCTGGTACTATTCCAAGAGGTGGTCATCCAGCTTATGATATTCCTGATACAGCAGAAGGTTATGAAAAGGCAAAAACTGAATTGAAGAATCCATTAGAAGCCTCTGAAGCTAACCTAGAAAAAGGTAAAGAATTATATAATATTTACTGTATTTCTTGTCATGGTAAAAAAGGGGATGGAAATGGGTATTTATCACAAGCTGAAAAGTTTGAAGGTATACCAAGTTACAAGGATAGAGATATTACTGCAGGTTCAATTTATCATGTTATTATTCATGGTAAGAACTTAATGGGTTCTCATTCTGGACAGTTAACTTATAACGAACGTTGGCAGATAATTCACTACGTAGAACAATTGCGTGCTGATTTATTAAAATAA
- a CDS encoding quinol:cytochrome C oxidoreductase, which yields MYQFSGKLKTLSIILTVVGLLGIGWSFFTAPSTIEDAKEIIAQQSGHDDGHGIAHADEHSNDHANGAHGDDHHDKELTDNDHNATSGSHTGESNIDKKMSAHGAHNDDTHAEHVLHQLQNKPWSALYVSLFFFLGISLLVLAFYAAQRVAQSGWSIVLFRVMEAVTANLVPTSIIMLLVILAASVLHVNHMFPWMAEGTFDPASPNYDAIVDGKSWWMNVPGWTIRGIVYLAIWNAYRFFIRKNSIAEDTADDNNKIYKKNYNASVIFLFLFMITESMMSWDWIMGLDPHWFSTLFGWYVLASLLVSALTVVAFVTIYLRSKNAIPGINDSHIHDLAKFMFGFSVFWTYLWFAQFMLIWYADIPEETTYFVARFNEYKLPFLAMVVMNFVFPVLLLINSDYKSIPWFVVIGGIVILGGHYIDIFVMIMPATVGPFWSFGIAELSAVLFFLGIFIYTVFSAFAKANPIPKGNPFLKESEHFHYYNIEHRGEGSGDHH from the coding sequence ATGTATCAATTCTCAGGTAAATTAAAAACACTCTCTATTATTCTAACAGTTGTTGGTTTATTAGGTATTGGATGGAGTTTCTTTACAGCACCAAGTACAATTGAAGATGCAAAAGAAATTATAGCACAACAATCAGGACATGATGATGGTCATGGAATTGCTCATGCAGATGAGCATTCTAATGATCATGCAAATGGTGCACATGGAGATGATCATCATGATAAGGAATTAACAGATAACGATCATAATGCTACTTCAGGAAGTCATACTGGAGAATCTAACATAGATAAAAAAATGAGTGCTCATGGTGCTCATAATGATGATACGCATGCTGAGCATGTTTTACATCAATTACAGAATAAGCCTTGGTCTGCACTTTATGTGTCATTATTCTTTTTCTTAGGGATATCATTATTAGTGTTAGCTTTTTATGCTGCACAAAGAGTTGCACAATCAGGTTGGTCTATTGTTCTTTTTAGAGTGATGGAAGCTGTTACAGCGAATCTAGTGCCAACATCTATTATTATGCTATTGGTTATTTTAGCAGCATCTGTTTTACATGTAAACCATATGTTTCCATGGATGGCAGAAGGTACCTTTGATCCTGCAAGTCCTAACTACGATGCAATTGTAGATGGTAAATCTTGGTGGATGAATGTTCCTGGTTGGACAATTAGAGGTATTGTTTATTTAGCTATTTGGAATGCTTACAGATTTTTTATTAGAAAAAATTCAATTGCAGAAGATACAGCAGATGATAATAACAAGATTTATAAGAAAAACTATAATGCGTCAGTTATCTTTTTATTCTTATTCATGATTACTGAGTCTATGATGTCTTGGGATTGGATTATGGGATTAGATCCTCACTGGTTCTCAACATTGTTTGGCTGGTATGTATTAGCAAGTTTATTAGTAAGTGCTTTAACAGTAGTTGCATTTGTTACAATATATTTAAGGTCTAAAAATGCTATTCCAGGAATCAATGATAGTCATATTCATGATTTAGCTAAATTCATGTTTGGTTTCTCTGTATTCTGGACGTACTTATGGTTTGCACAATTTATGCTTATTTGGTATGCTGATATTCCTGAGGAAACAACTTACTTCGTAGCAAGATTTAATGAATATAAATTGCCATTTTTAGCAATGGTAGTAATGAACTTTGTATTTCCAGTTTTATTATTAATAAATAGTGATTACAAGAGTATTCCTTGGTTCGTAGTTATTGGAGGTATTGTAATTCTAGGAGGACATTACATTGATATTTTTGTAATGATTATGCCAGCTACAGTTGGTCCTTTCTGGTCATTTGGAATTGCTGAATTAAGTGCTGTTTTATTCTTCTTAGGGATATTCATTTATACAGTATTCAGTGCATTTGCGAAAGCAAATCCTATTCCAAAAGGAAATCCTTTCTTAAAAGAGAGTGAGCATTTCCACTATTATAATATTGAACATAGAGGAGAAGGATCAGGAGATCATCATTAA
- a CDS encoding cytochrome c oxidase subunit II, with product MLALFYIFIGVAVGVSVWQITRILDFRGVIANDEDNAKQGKNALYFMVFLYAMMIYCLIAMNVIMLPESASIEGEHDDRLFNITFWLIGIVQFIMQFLIFFFTFKYRGNKNNKAKFYADSHKLEMIWTIIPAVVLVVLIGYGLWQWNNVMDIDDDEAVVIEVYAYQWGWHARYAGDDNTLGTGNVNYIKGINTIGVDMSDINSQDDKQVTELYLPKGKKVHFKFRSQDVLHSAYMPHFRAQMNCVPGMVTEFGFTPKYTTEEMRMQSEVREKVKGINKIRAAKGEDLYEFDYLLLCNKICGTSHYSMQMKITVVEQEEYDAWISEQPTLATVIK from the coding sequence ATGCTAGCTCTATTTTATATTTTTATAGGTGTTGCAGTAGGTGTAAGTGTTTGGCAAATAACTAGAATTTTAGATTTTAGAGGTGTTATTGCTAACGATGAAGACAATGCTAAACAAGGTAAGAACGCACTTTATTTTATGGTGTTTCTATATGCTATGATGATTTATTGTTTAATTGCAATGAATGTTATTATGTTACCTGAATCTGCTTCTATTGAAGGTGAACATGATGATCGATTATTCAATATCACTTTTTGGTTAATTGGTATAGTACAATTTATAATGCAATTTTTAATTTTCTTCTTTACGTTCAAGTATAGAGGTAATAAAAATAATAAGGCAAAGTTTTATGCTGATAGTCATAAATTAGAGATGATTTGGACAATTATTCCAGCTGTTGTCTTAGTGGTACTAATTGGTTATGGTTTATGGCAATGGAACAATGTTATGGACATTGATGATGATGAAGCAGTTGTTATTGAAGTTTATGCTTATCAGTGGGGTTGGCATGCACGTTATGCAGGGGATGACAATACTTTAGGTACTGGAAATGTAAACTACATTAAAGGTATCAACACAATTGGTGTAGATATGTCTGATATAAACTCTCAAGATGACAAGCAAGTTACAGAATTGTATTTACCAAAAGGTAAAAAGGTGCATTTCAAGTTCCGTTCACAAGACGTACTGCATTCAGCTTATATGCCTCACTTTAGAGCTCAGATGAACTGTGTTCCAGGTATGGTAACTGAGTTTGGCTTTACTCCTAAATATACTACAGAAGAAATGAGAATGCAATCTGAAGTTAGGGAAAAAGTAAAAGGAATTAATAAAATTAGAGCTGCTAAAGGAGAAGATTTATACGAATTTGATTACTTATTACTATGTAATAAAATTTGTGGAACCTCTCACTACAGCATGCAAATGAAAATTACGGTTGTAGAGCAAGAAGAATATGATGCTTGGATTTCAGAGCAACCAACGTTAGCAACAGTTATTAAATAA
- a CDS encoding cbb3-type cytochrome c oxidase subunit I, protein MSDHHHKETFVTKYIFSQDHKMISKQFLVTGMFMGIIAVLMSMLFRLQLAWPDTSFSIIEAFLGRHQTDGIMSPDIYLALVTIHGTIMVFFVLTAGLSGTFSNLLIPLQIGARDMASGFLNMVSYWLFFLSSVIMVISLFVEAGPASAGWTIYPPLSALPQAIPGSGAGMTLWLVSMAIFIASSLIGALNYIVTVLNLRTKGMKMTRLPLTIWAFFITAIIGVVSFPVLLSAALLLVFDRSFGTSFYLSDIFISGEVLHYQGGSPVLFEHLFWFLGHPEVYIVLLPALGITSEIISTNSRKPIFGYRAMVMSIMAIAFLSTIVWGHHMFISGMNPFLGSVFTFTTLLIAIPSAVKAFNYVTTLWKGNLQLNPAMLFSIGLVSTFVTGGLTGLVLGDSALDINIHDTYFVVAHFHLVMGVSAIFGMYAGIYHWFPKMYGRMMNKTMGYWHFWITIICSYGVFWPMHFIGLAGLPRRYYSNTAFPMFNDLADINVVITIFALVGGAAQIIFLANYFISIYRGEKATQNPWKSNTLEWTTPVEHIHGNWPGKLPEVHRWAYDYSKRVDANDDDSDYLHGQDYVPQTTPLLEGEEPS, encoded by the coding sequence ATGTCAGATCACCATCATAAAGAAACATTTGTAACAAAATATATTTTTAGTCAAGATCATAAAATGATTTCTAAGCAATTCCTTGTTACAGGAATGTTTATGGGAATTATTGCAGTATTAATGTCAATGCTATTTCGTTTGCAATTAGCTTGGCCTGATACATCATTTTCCATTATTGAAGCTTTCTTAGGAAGACATCAAACAGATGGAATAATGAGTCCAGATATTTACTTAGCTTTAGTAACAATTCATGGTACTATTATGGTATTCTTTGTACTAACAGCAGGTTTAAGTGGTACATTTTCTAACTTACTAATTCCATTGCAAATTGGAGCTAGAGATATGGCATCAGGATTTTTAAACATGGTGTCTTATTGGTTATTCTTCTTATCTAGTGTTATTATGGTAATTTCACTATTTGTAGAGGCAGGACCAGCTTCAGCAGGATGGACAATTTATCCACCATTAAGTGCATTACCTCAAGCTATTCCTGGTTCAGGAGCTGGTATGACTTTATGGTTGGTGTCTATGGCTATCTTTATTGCTTCTTCTTTAATTGGTGCACTAAACTACATAGTTACTGTACTTAACTTAAGAACAAAAGGAATGAAAATGACAAGATTGCCTTTGACAATTTGGGCTTTCTTTATTACAGCTATTATTGGTGTAGTTTCTTTCCCAGTTTTATTATCAGCAGCTTTATTATTAGTTTTTGATAGAAGCTTTGGAACATCATTCTACTTATCAGACATATTTATATCTGGAGAGGTTTTACACTATCAAGGTGGATCACCAGTATTATTTGAGCACTTATTTTGGTTCTTAGGTCACCCAGAGGTTTATATTGTTTTATTACCAGCATTGGGTATCACATCAGAAATTATATCAACGAACTCTAGAAAACCAATTTTTGGATATAGAGCAATGGTTATGTCAATCATGGCAATTGCATTCTTATCTACAATTGTTTGGGGTCACCATATGTTTATCTCAGGTATGAATCCTTTCTTAGGATCTGTATTTACATTTACAACATTATTAATTGCTATACCATCTGCAGTAAAGGCGTTCAATTACGTTACTACATTATGGAAAGGTAATTTGCAGTTAAATCCTGCAATGCTGTTCTCTATTGGTTTGGTTTCAACATTCGTAACAGGAGGTTTAACAGGATTAGTTTTAGGAGATTCAGCTTTAGATATTAACATTCACGATACTTACTTTGTTGTAGCTCACTTCCATTTAGTAATGGGTGTTTCTGCAATATTTGGTATGTATGCAGGTATTTATCATTGGTTCCCTAAAATGTATGGAAGAATGATGAATAAAACTATGGGCTATTGGCACTTCTGGATTACCATTATTTGTTCTTATGGTGTTTTCTGGCCAATGCACTTTATTGGTTTAGCAGGTTTACCAAGAAGATATTATTCAAACACGGCGTTTCCAATGTTTAACGATTTAGCAGATATCAATGTAGTTATTACAATATTTGCCTTAGTAGGTGGAGCAGCGCAAATTATATTCTTAGCAAATTATTTCATCTCTATTTATAGAGGAGAAAAGGCTACTCAAAACCCTTGGAAATCTAATACATTAGAATGGACAACTCCAGTAGAACATATTCATGGTAACTGGCCAGGTAAATTACCTGAGGTTCATAGATGGGCTTATGACTACAGTAAGAGAGTAGATGCCAATGATGATGATAGTGATTATTTACATGGCCAAGATTATGTGCCACAAACAACACCTTTGTTAGAGGGTGAAGAGCCATCATAA
- the ruvB gene encoding Holliday junction branch migration DNA helicase RuvB: MNENLNPENSHYSNEELDVEKKLRPLSFDDFTGQDQALENLKIFVEAANQRGEALDHALFHGPPGLGKTTLAHILANELQVGIKVTSGPVLDKPGDLAGLLTNLDERDVLFIDEIHRLSPIVEEYLYSAMEDYKIDIMIESGPNARTVQINLEPFTLIGATTRSGLLTAPMRARFGISSRLHYYSTELLTTIIQRSASILQVPISMEAAVEIAGRSRGTPRIANALLRRVRDFAQIKGDGKITIEIAKYALKALHVDAHGLDEMDNKILATIIDKFKGGPVGISTIATAVSENTETIEEVYEPFLIQQGFIMRTPRGREVTELAYKHLGRTKGRNQGELF, translated from the coding sequence ATGAACGAAAACTTGAATCCTGAAAACAGTCATTATTCTAATGAAGAATTAGATGTAGAAAAAAAATTACGTCCACTTTCATTTGATGATTTTACAGGACAAGATCAAGCATTAGAAAATTTAAAAATATTTGTTGAGGCTGCAAACCAAAGAGGAGAAGCATTAGATCATGCTTTGTTTCACGGTCCTCCAGGTTTAGGTAAAACAACGTTAGCACACATTTTAGCTAATGAATTACAAGTTGGTATTAAGGTAACTTCTGGCCCAGTTTTAGACAAGCCAGGAGACTTGGCAGGATTGTTAACCAACTTAGATGAAAGAGATGTGTTGTTTATTGATGAAATCCATAGATTAAGTCCAATTGTAGAGGAATATTTATACTCTGCAATGGAAGATTATAAGATTGATATCATGATCGAATCTGGACCTAATGCAAGAACCGTTCAAATCAATTTAGAACCATTTACTTTAATTGGTGCTACAACTCGTTCAGGATTGCTTACAGCACCAATGAGAGCACGTTTTGGAATTAGTAGTAGACTACATTATTATTCCACAGAACTATTAACTACAATTATTCAAAGAAGTGCATCAATTTTGCAAGTGCCAATATCTATGGAAGCTGCAGTTGAAATTGCAGGTAGAAGTAGAGGAACACCAAGAATTGCAAATGCATTGTTAAGAAGAGTTAGAGATTTTGCTCAGATTAAAGGTGATGGAAAAATCACTATAGAAATTGCAAAATATGCCTTGAAAGCACTGCATGTAGATGCTCATGGATTGGATGAAATGGATAATAAAATATTAGCTACCATCATAGATAAATTTAAAGGTGGTCCTGTAGGTATTAGTACAATTGCGACTGCTGTTTCTGAAAATACAGAAACCATAGAAGAAGTGTATGAACCCTTTTTAATTCAGCAGGGTTTTATAATGAGAACTCCAAGAGGAAGAGAAGTTACAGAATTAGCCTATAAACATTTGGGAAGAACAAAAGGCAGAAATCAAGGAGAATTATTTTAA
- a CDS encoding SulP family inorganic anion transporter: MNIKKIIPILEWLPNYNTSLFKGDLVAGITVGIILIPQGIAYALIAGLPPIYGLYCALVPQVMYAIFGSSRQVAIGPVAMDSLIVATGVSTLALAGSESYISIAILLALMVGTIQFILGIFSLGFIVNFLSKPVITGFTSAVALIIGLNQFRNLFGVDFFQSDQIQYIIIDIWEQFSTYNAHTTIIGLLSVITIIIFRRINKKIPNALIVVVLGILTMKFFGQSFNDVAIVKEIPSGLPFFGVPEFEIDQIKELLPIALTLVMVGFLETISIGKSLEAKQDEYRIRPNQELIALGLSNIAGSFFKAYPSTSSFSRSAINQESGAKTGMAALISVVMVVITLLFLTPLFYFLPKTVLAAIIIVAVFNLINFKEASYLWNANKLDFWLMMSTFLATLLLGIEYGIVVGVGLSLIILIYRTSKPYVTELGKVPNSNFYRNKNRFEEVIIEDDILIFRFDAQLFYANSSYFRDNLDDMAAMKGDALKLIVLDAESINRVDSTGVEMLKERIRFYQKKDVKFYFAGVKGPVRDDLFKCGILNIIDINHFFMRANQAVKFYKTGDRKHQEKFAKYIHQSYK; this comes from the coding sequence ATGAATATTAAAAAGATAATACCAATTTTAGAATGGTTACCTAACTACAATACATCGCTTTTTAAAGGTGATTTAGTAGCAGGTATTACTGTAGGTATTATACTTATTCCTCAAGGAATTGCATACGCTTTAATTGCTGGTTTACCACCAATTTATGGTTTGTATTGTGCACTTGTTCCTCAAGTTATGTATGCTATTTTTGGTTCATCTAGGCAAGTGGCAATTGGGCCAGTTGCTATGGATTCTTTAATTGTTGCAACAGGTGTTTCTACTTTGGCTTTAGCAGGTTCTGAAAGTTACATTTCAATAGCAATTTTGCTGGCATTAATGGTAGGTACTATTCAATTTATCTTAGGTATTTTTAGCCTAGGCTTTATAGTTAATTTCCTGTCAAAGCCTGTAATAACAGGTTTTACATCAGCAGTTGCTTTAATCATTGGTTTGAATCAGTTTAGAAATTTATTTGGAGTAGACTTTTTTCAAAGTGATCAAATTCAATATATAATAATTGATATTTGGGAGCAGTTTTCAACCTATAATGCACACACTACTATTATTGGTTTATTATCTGTAATAACTATCATCATTTTTAGAAGAATTAATAAGAAAATTCCGAATGCATTAATAGTGGTAGTACTTGGAATTTTAACCATGAAATTCTTTGGGCAATCATTTAATGATGTTGCAATTGTAAAAGAAATCCCATCAGGTTTGCCATTTTTTGGAGTGCCAGAATTTGAAATAGATCAAATTAAAGAACTTTTACCAATAGCGTTAACATTGGTTATGGTTGGCTTCTTAGAAACAATTTCTATAGGTAAGTCATTAGAGGCAAAGCAAGATGAGTATAGAATAAGACCAAATCAAGAATTAATTGCATTAGGTTTAAGTAATATAGCAGGTTCATTTTTTAAAGCATATCCATCAACATCTAGTTTTTCGAGATCTGCAATTAATCAAGAAAGTGGTGCAAAAACAGGAATGGCAGCTTTAATTTCTGTGGTAATGGTAGTTATTACTTTGCTGTTTTTAACACCTTTATTTTACTTTTTGCCAAAAACAGTTTTGGCTGCAATCATTATAGTAGCAGTATTTAACTTAATCAATTTTAAAGAAGCATCTTATTTATGGAATGCTAACAAATTAGATTTTTGGTTAATGATGTCTACCTTTTTAGCAACGCTATTATTAGGTATTGAATATGGTATTGTAGTTGGTGTAGGTTTGTCACTTATCATTCTAATTTATAGAACCTCAAAGCCTTATGTAACTGAATTAGGAAAAGTACCAAATTCAAATTTCTACAGAAATAAAAACAGGTTTGAAGAAGTAATTATTGAAGATGATATTTTAATTTTCAGATTTGATGCCCAATTGTTCTATGCCAATTCAAGCTATTTTAGAGACAATTTAGATGATATGGCTGCCATGAAAGGCGATGCCTTAAAACTAATTGTGTTGGATGCAGAAAGTATAAATAGAGTAGACAGCACAGGTGTAGAAATGCTAAAAGAACGAATTCGTTTTTATCAGAAAAAGGATGTGAAATTCTATTTTGCAGGAGTGAAAGGACCTGTAAGAGATGACTTATTCAAATGCGGAATATTAAATATTATAGACATCAATCACTTTTTTATGCGTGCGAATCAAGCTGTAAAATTTTACAAAACTGGCGATCGTAAACATCAAGAGAAATTTGCTAAATACATACATCAATCATACAAATAA